From Crassaminicella indica, one genomic window encodes:
- a CDS encoding aldo/keto reductase produces MMIYREYGKTGKMVSAVGFGGMRFDISKSDEENAELLRYASSKGINYFDTAPNYCENRSEKIFGIAFKDMPNDFYVSTKGMPTQYDTKEKAKDAVKRSLEKLGVDKINFYHVWCLRKMSHYELAMKPGGQYEGLLECKEEGLIDHIVFSSHQPGHEVKEILQEGKFEGVLLGVNILNFPYRWDGVLSAYENGYGVVAMNPLAGGAIAKHEKELHFLSMHGETPTEAALRFNIASPQITVTLNGFTTKEQIDMACRIADKGTTFTEKDLEKIKKHLGENMNAVCTGCGYCWDCPMQIPVPAYMQFYNDKQMFGKSDEKLKKELKRIREWGFLAVRKGRAKGCVKCGKCEEACTQHLPIIKRLEEIAKWERSIER; encoded by the coding sequence ATGATGATATATAGAGAATATGGAAAAACAGGAAAAATGGTTTCGGCTGTTGGTTTTGGAGGTATGCGCTTTGATATATCTAAAAGTGATGAAGAAAATGCAGAATTATTAAGATATGCAAGTAGCAAAGGGATTAACTATTTTGATACTGCTCCAAATTACTGTGAAAATAGGAGTGAAAAGATATTTGGAATTGCTTTTAAAGATATGCCAAATGATTTTTATGTTTCTACAAAAGGGATGCCTACACAATATGATACAAAAGAGAAGGCGAAGGATGCAGTAAAAAGATCTTTAGAGAAACTAGGCGTAGATAAAATAAATTTTTATCATGTATGGTGTCTTAGAAAGATGAGTCATTATGAATTAGCAATGAAACCAGGAGGGCAATATGAAGGACTCTTAGAATGTAAAGAAGAAGGTTTGATTGATCATATTGTTTTTTCATCTCATCAACCAGGTCATGAAGTAAAAGAGATTTTACAAGAAGGGAAATTTGAGGGAGTATTATTAGGCGTGAATATTTTAAATTTTCCTTATCGATGGGATGGTGTATTAAGTGCTTATGAAAATGGATATGGAGTAGTTGCCATGAATCCTTTAGCAGGAGGAGCTATTGCAAAGCATGAAAAGGAATTACATTTTTTAAGCATGCATGGTGAAACGCCTACAGAAGCAGCTCTTCGTTTTAATATAGCTTCTCCTCAAATTACAGTAACTTTAAATGGTTTTACAACAAAAGAGCAGATTGATATGGCTTGTCGCATTGCAGATAAAGGAACTACTTTTACTGAAAAGGATTTGGAAAAAATCAAAAAGCATTTAGGTGAAAATATGAATGCTGTATGTACAGGATGTGGATATTGTTGGGATTGTCCAATGCAAATTCCAGTCCCTGCTTATATGCAGTTTTATAATGATAAGCAGATGTTTGGTAAAAGTGATGAAAAACTTAAAAAGGAATTAAAAAGAATACGTGAATGGGGATTTTTAGCAGTTAGAAAAGGAAGAGCAAAGGGTTGTGTAAAGTGTGGAAAATGTGAAGAAGCTTGTACACAGCATTTACCTATTATAAAAAGATTAGAAGAAATTGCAAAGTGGGAAAGAAGCATAGAAAGATAA
- a CDS encoding response regulator: MNILIVDDTKFNLKYAKNILIENKIDCNIILANSGKEALAILDSEEIDIVILDIVMPEIDGIEVLKNIRKNTKYFNIPVIMFTSLTDKQALKKSFEHGATDFINKPIEPIEFISRIKAAIRIKKYEMHLTQTLNTIKNQNEELLALNKKLQETQYYLIQKEKLVAIGQLAAGVAHEINNPIGYVSSNTETLSKYIHKIKTAIDKYKELLHCLNDTNIQSEEIQNKIQELYALRNNLHLDFIMSDIDSLINDSFKGIEKITKIVQSLRNFARHDLETDFNYYNLNDLVEETLLLIKNEARYIVHIEKKLNDLPLIFCNRTQIGQVLLNIMMNAVQAIKSQKREEEGLMEISTFVSENYIVCEISDDGPGIDKNIIDKIFNPFFTTKEVGTGTGLGLSISYDIVVNKHAGELLVNSELGQGTTFTIKLPIKAIS; the protein is encoded by the coding sequence ATGAACATACTCATCGTAGATGATACAAAATTCAATTTAAAATATGCAAAAAATATATTAATCGAAAATAAAATTGACTGTAATATTATTTTAGCCAATTCAGGAAAAGAAGCTTTAGCCATTCTTGATTCAGAAGAAATTGATATTGTAATACTAGATATTGTTATGCCCGAAATAGACGGAATAGAAGTTCTAAAGAATATTCGAAAAAATACAAAATACTTCAACATACCAGTAATCATGTTTACATCACTTACAGATAAACAAGCTCTAAAAAAGAGTTTTGAACATGGTGCTACAGACTTTATCAACAAACCAATTGAGCCTATCGAATTCATTTCAAGAATCAAAGCTGCTATAAGAATAAAAAAATATGAAATGCATCTAACACAAACCTTAAATACAATAAAAAATCAAAATGAAGAATTATTAGCATTAAACAAAAAACTACAAGAAACACAATACTATCTTATTCAAAAAGAAAAATTAGTAGCAATCGGTCAGCTTGCAGCAGGGGTAGCCCACGAAATCAACAATCCTATAGGATATGTATCTAGCAATACAGAAACCCTTAGTAAATACATTCATAAAATAAAAACTGCTATTGATAAATATAAAGAACTGCTCCACTGCCTTAATGACACAAATATTCAATCTGAAGAAATTCAAAATAAAATACAAGAACTTTATGCATTAAGAAACAACCTACATTTAGATTTTATTATGAGTGATATAGATAGCCTCATCAACGACTCATTTAAAGGAATCGAAAAAATAACAAAAATCGTTCAAAGCTTGAGAAATTTCGCTAGACATGACTTAGAAACTGATTTTAATTATTATAATTTAAACGACCTTGTAGAAGAAACTCTTCTATTAATAAAAAACGAAGCCAGATACATTGTTCATATTGAAAAAAAATTAAATGATCTCCCACTCATATTCTGCAATAGAACGCAAATAGGTCAAGTTTTATTAAATATTATGATGAATGCTGTACAAGCAATCAAAAGTCAAAAAAGAGAAGAAGAAGGTCTCATGGAAATTTCTACATTTGTTTCTGAAAATTATATTGTATGTGAAATAAGTGATGATGGTCCCGGAATAGATAAAAATATTATCGATAAAATATTCAATCCATTTTTTACTACGAAAGAAGTTGGAACAGGAACAGGATTAGGTTTGAGTATCTCTTATGATATTGTAGTCAATAAACACGCAGGAGAGCTTTTAGTAAATAGTGAACTCGGGCAAGGAACTACTTTTACAATAAAACTTCCTATTAAAGCAATATCATAA
- a CDS encoding S-ribosylhomocysteine lyase, which translates to MKKVESFELNHRKVVAPYIRKCCVLTGEKGDMVSKFDLRFLQPNKEAMPTASLHALEHLLAGFLREQLEDIIDISPMGCRTGFYVTLWGDRSHEEIKEALEYALKKVLDAKEVPASNDLQCGNYRDLSLFGAKEYARSILEKGIRTNCYAE; encoded by the coding sequence ATGAAAAAAGTAGAAAGCTTTGAGCTAAATCATAGAAAAGTTGTTGCACCATATATAAGAAAGTGTTGTGTGCTTACTGGAGAAAAGGGAGATATGGTATCAAAATTTGATTTAAGATTTCTTCAACCAAATAAAGAAGCAATGCCAACAGCTTCACTGCATGCACTTGAGCATCTTTTAGCAGGATTTTTAAGAGAGCAGCTAGAGGATATTATTGACATATCTCCTATGGGCTGTAGAACAGGATTTTATGTTACTCTTTGGGGAGATAGATCGCATGAAGAAATAAAAGAGGCATTGGAGTATGCATTGAAGAAGGTTTTAGATGCAAAGGAAGTTCCTGCATCTAATGATTTGCAATGTGGAAATTATAGAGATTTATCATTGTTTGGAGCTAAAGAATATGCTAGATCTATTTTAGAGAAGGGAATTCGAACTAACTGTTATGCAGAATAG
- a CDS encoding response regulator codes for MEKTILFVDDEEQILRSLKRLFLDKDYRILLAADGETALKILDTENVNLIVSDIKMPAMNGYELLKRVKEKYPKILRVAFSGYTDNNNIIEALENNLAKLYIFKPWNNETLLSIIDKIFKFEDILKSKKLFNLINNLDDLPTLPFLYQDICRLIEQDADMDKISKKIEEDQAISSRILRVVNSAFYTAKTGSVKDAIMYLGLSNVKHIVLSNSIFYAKKLNPFLIDLLWKHVNLTNRIVIFIYKKLLQKKIPKTYESAGLLHDIGKIILLNNFHEQYTKIFKHVLQEPEHKIVELEKEIIGVSHQEIGAYLLDWWEIPHPIVEATLFHHNPSDSRIINKELVAIIHIAGAYSWKLLDYTQFSNIQNEEVFSILNMSKEDFEKAFLQFQL; via the coding sequence ATGGAAAAAACTATTCTATTTGTAGATGACGAAGAACAAATATTACGATCTTTAAAGCGATTATTTTTAGATAAAGATTATCGAATCCTTTTAGCTGCTGACGGAGAAACAGCTCTTAAAATTCTCGATACAGAAAATGTTAATCTTATTGTATCTGATATCAAAATGCCCGCTATGAATGGCTATGAATTATTGAAAAGAGTTAAGGAAAAATATCCCAAAATATTAAGAGTTGCTTTTAGTGGTTACACAGACAACAACAATATTATCGAAGCTTTAGAAAATAATTTGGCAAAATTATACATATTTAAGCCGTGGAATAATGAAACATTATTGTCTATTATAGATAAAATATTTAAGTTTGAAGATATTTTAAAAAGCAAAAAACTATTCAACCTAATCAATAATTTAGACGATCTTCCAACTTTGCCATTTCTTTATCAAGATATATGTAGGCTAATCGAACAAGATGCAGACATGGATAAAATTTCAAAGAAAATTGAAGAGGATCAAGCAATCTCCTCAAGAATTTTGCGTGTTGTCAATTCAGCTTTTTATACAGCAAAAACAGGATCTGTTAAGGATGCTATCATGTATTTAGGTCTATCCAATGTAAAACACATTGTTCTATCAAATAGTATTTTTTACGCTAAGAAGCTAAACCCTTTTTTAATAGATCTTTTATGGAAGCATGTAAATTTAACAAATCGAATTGTTATTTTTATCTATAAGAAATTGCTTCAAAAAAAAATACCAAAGACTTATGAATCTGCTGGACTGTTACATGATATCGGTAAAATTATCTTGCTCAATAATTTTCATGAACAATACACAAAAATATTTAAACATGTTCTACAAGAACCTGAACACAAAATAGTAGAGCTTGAAAAGGAAATTATAGGAGTTAGCCATCAAGAAATTGGTGCATATTTATTAGATTGGTGGGAGATTCCACATCCTATTGTAGAAGCTACTTTATTTCATCACAACCCTTCAGATTCAAGAATCATTAACAAAGAGTTGGTTGCAATTATACATATTGCTGGAGCTTACTCGTGGAAACTATTAGATTACACCCAATTTAGCAATATTCAAAATGAAGAAGTGTTTAGCATACTTAATATGAGTAAAGAAGATTTTGAAAAAGCATTCCTTCAATTTCAGTTGTAG
- a CDS encoding EAL domain-containing protein: MKRSNKHIQQNVVNKCKLIYLPLLIALIATFTVSISSFYISKKLLLAQQKKDGLNLLKQAVRQIEGNREALDVINKMLEDKIRIAGEMVIANEKNLDNDYLIQLMKKLHVDELNWMNKKGEILYSTKDYIGWIPFKGHPLDAFVHSKDQELMEDIRPDAISGVYTKYGAMKNKNGYFVQVGILAENIEKLTQKFSYQTLVQDLYMEDDVVYATLLDKNLKAIADGDIEDIGIVYNHDDKQEVRKALKGKISMIEWYYDKIDEKVLEISAPVYNGKKIIGVFVIGLSMKNVYTSIYTIFTISSIIALIMFLLFLWVQNKNVIRPVNQLDQKINEIDIENNIDYRLPLIHTDTFFGLTLSMNHLLDKTHSYLCALKENQEKLEASNEEITAAYEQLTASEEELRAQYDEIQNYTEKLERLKQKYEIAIEGTNSAVWEVDIDNETIYFSQEFKKIIGKNIKEKGKINEVLNQILTIEDQKRFMKGFLSYKNKEKEEIYTQVRIKDHNDKFKWILVSGKGIYDENKNLKLISGILLDITKLKEQEVCIKHLAYNDSLTNLPNRRSFLEKLERVIEQNQYGAVMLIDLDNFKEINDTLGHVYGDQVLKKVAKELMNIKDEKMFISRFGGDEFLVLIEDEENVFAIENYAKKIIQIFKNKFIIEGDEIYISASLGVTRYPFDSNKVNQLIMNADMAMYRVKDQGKNNYMFFNEEMTEKLKEQIQVERILRDAIKEDGFKLVFQPQICTYTGKIVSFEALLRLKKHFISPDLFIQVAEENGMIIQIGRWVTEQAIHQIARWKNKGLPLKPIAINFSAKQLNDMDYIKFLEETLKESGVEAQGLEIEITESIFLDKKEETIVFLNQLKNLGIKIALDDFGTGYSSLSYLTFLPVNKIKLDKSLCDKFLEIENIAVMDNIISLAHSLNLEVAAEGVEDIEQYKRLKVAGCNYIQGYLFSKPVEALEAEKIYEDNFLEKINL, translated from the coding sequence ATGAAAAGATCAAATAAGCATATTCAACAAAATGTAGTAAATAAATGTAAATTAATTTATTTACCATTATTGATTGCTTTGATAGCTACTTTTACGGTGAGTATTTCAAGCTTTTATATAAGCAAGAAATTATTATTAGCACAGCAGAAAAAAGATGGACTAAATCTTTTAAAGCAAGCAGTAAGACAAATAGAAGGAAATAGGGAAGCTTTAGATGTGATAAATAAAATGTTAGAAGATAAGATTAGGATAGCTGGGGAAATGGTAATCGCTAATGAAAAAAATTTGGATAATGATTATTTGATACAATTAATGAAGAAGCTACATGTAGATGAATTGAATTGGATGAATAAAAAGGGAGAAATTTTATATTCGACAAAAGATTATATAGGTTGGATTCCCTTTAAAGGACATCCTTTGGATGCTTTTGTACATAGTAAAGATCAAGAATTGATGGAGGATATAAGGCCTGATGCTATATCTGGAGTTTATACTAAATATGGAGCTATGAAAAATAAAAATGGATATTTTGTTCAGGTAGGGATTTTAGCAGAAAATATAGAAAAGTTGACACAAAAATTCAGTTACCAAACGTTAGTGCAGGATTTATATATGGAAGATGATGTAGTGTATGCAACACTTTTAGATAAAAATTTGAAAGCTATTGCAGATGGAGATATAGAAGATATTGGTATTGTTTATAATCATGATGATAAACAAGAGGTAAGAAAAGCTCTTAAAGGAAAAATAAGTATGATTGAATGGTATTATGATAAGATTGATGAAAAGGTATTAGAAATTTCAGCACCTGTTTATAATGGGAAAAAAATTATAGGGGTATTTGTTATAGGACTTTCTATGAAAAATGTTTATACTTCTATTTATACAATTTTTACAATATCATCTATCATTGCTCTTATAATGTTTTTGTTATTTTTATGGGTGCAAAATAAAAATGTGATAAGACCTGTAAACCAGTTAGATCAAAAGATTAATGAAATAGACATAGAGAATAATATAGACTACAGGCTTCCTTTAATTCATACGGATACTTTTTTTGGATTAACTCTTTCTATGAATCATTTATTAGATAAAACTCATAGTTATTTATGTGCATTAAAGGAAAATCAAGAAAAGTTAGAGGCATCGAATGAGGAAATCACAGCAGCTTATGAGCAGTTGACTGCATCAGAGGAAGAATTACGTGCCCAATATGATGAAATACAAAATTATACAGAAAAGCTAGAGCGTTTAAAGCAGAAATATGAGATTGCCATTGAAGGAACTAATAGTGCTGTATGGGAAGTAGATATAGATAATGAAACAATTTATTTTTCTCAAGAATTTAAAAAAATTATAGGAAAAAATATCAAAGAAAAAGGAAAAATTAATGAAGTCCTAAATCAAATTTTGACTATAGAAGATCAAAAAAGGTTTATGAAAGGATTTTTATCATATAAAAATAAAGAAAAAGAAGAAATATATACTCAAGTAAGAATTAAGGATCATAATGATAAATTTAAATGGATATTAGTGAGTGGAAAAGGGATTTATGATGAAAATAAAAATCTAAAGCTTATTAGTGGGATTCTTTTAGATATAACAAAGTTAAAGGAGCAAGAAGTATGTATAAAACATCTTGCTTATAACGATTCTTTAACTAATCTACCAAATCGAAGAAGCTTTTTAGAAAAGCTTGAAAGAGTAATAGAGCAAAATCAATATGGTGCAGTGATGCTAATAGACTTAGATAATTTTAAAGAGATAAATGATACATTAGGTCATGTATATGGAGATCAAGTGCTAAAAAAAGTAGCAAAGGAATTAATGAATATAAAGGATGAAAAAATGTTTATATCAAGATTTGGTGGAGATGAATTTCTTGTTTTAATAGAAGATGAAGAGAATGTGTTTGCAATAGAAAATTATGCAAAGAAAATAATTCAAATATTTAAAAATAAATTTATCATCGAAGGAGATGAAATCTATATAAGTGCGAGCTTGGGTGTTACTAGATATCCTTTTGATAGCAATAAGGTGAATCAATTAATCATGAATGCGGATATGGCTATGTATCGAGTAAAAGATCAAGGAAAAAACAATTATATGTTTTTTAATGAAGAAATGACAGAAAAATTAAAGGAACAGATTCAGGTAGAAAGGATTTTAAGAGATGCAATAAAAGAAGATGGATTTAAATTAGTATTCCAGCCACAAATTTGTACATATACTGGGAAAATAGTAAGCTTTGAAGCTCTATTAAGGCTTAAAAAGCATTTTATCTCACCAGATTTATTCATACAGGTAGCAGAAGAAAATGGCATGATTATTCAAATAGGAAGATGGGTTACAGAACAAGCGATTCATCAAATAGCAAGATGGAAAAATAAGGGGTTGCCTTTAAAGCCTATAGCAATTAATTTTTCAGCAAAACAGTTAAATGATATGGATTATATTAAATTTTTAGAAGAGACATTAAAGGAAAGCGGTGTAGAAGCTCAAGGTTTAGAAATTGAGATTACAGAAAGTATCTTTTTAGATAAAAAAGAAGAAACTATAGTATTTTTAAATCAATTAAAGAATTTAGGCATAAAAATTGCTTTAGATGATTTTGGGACTGGTTATTCTTCTCTTAGTTATTTAACATTTTTGCCAGT
- a CDS encoding DUF6765 family protein: MQIDFHFYAIYTLCRLAGIKDEYSKKIAYASQHVDDAKYNHVLEFQSGGRFEQQRSAHKFLDLDVFSKSTGYDIFLPFHFLPGIEGEDFYEKLICRQNSKVAKEMLEDTLRTLDKPYGIHRLGVSLHVYADTWSHQKFHGLFRKENDVEDLELINGLDDEEAFLWLQEKFIPAIGHGQAYIYPDEPYLIWRYKGYNMKEKLTVNNQERAMNAAYHIYKYLINDVKMVKPEIYDGPQKKWRTIEKAIKQVLLNRAIVDERVKLWQEKLKIGFFGFKIKIEYDDREWFKRAVKVIDRNKNIYDKNEKFHQSDWKYFQDALIFHRFYIMNELLPKYEIIT, from the coding sequence ATGCAAATTGACTTTCATTTTTATGCTATTTATACACTTTGCAGATTAGCAGGGATCAAAGATGAATATAGTAAAAAAATAGCCTATGCTTCACAGCATGTAGATGATGCAAAATACAACCACGTATTAGAATTTCAAAGTGGAGGAAGATTTGAACAGCAAAGGTCTGCGCATAAATTTCTTGATTTAGATGTGTTTAGCAAGAGTACGGGATATGATATATTTTTACCTTTTCATTTTTTGCCAGGTATAGAGGGAGAAGACTTTTATGAAAAATTGATATGTAGACAAAACAGTAAAGTAGCTAAGGAAATGCTAGAAGATACATTAAGAACACTAGATAAACCTTATGGTATACATAGATTGGGAGTATCCTTACACGTATATGCAGATACATGGTCACATCAAAAATTTCATGGGTTATTTAGAAAAGAGAATGATGTAGAAGATTTAGAACTTATTAATGGATTAGATGATGAAGAAGCTTTTCTATGGTTGCAGGAAAAATTCATTCCAGCAATAGGACATGGGCAAGCTTATATTTATCCTGATGAACCATATTTAATTTGGAGATATAAAGGGTATAATATGAAAGAGAAATTAACTGTAAATAACCAAGAAAGAGCAATGAATGCAGCTTATCATATATATAAGTATTTAATTAATGATGTAAAAATGGTAAAACCTGAAATTTATGATGGACCTCAAAAAAAATGGAGGACGATTGAAAAAGCAATAAAACAGGTGCTTTTAAATAGAGCTATCGTTGATGAAAGAGTAAAGCTTTGGCAGGAAAAATTAAAGATAGGTTTCTTTGGCTTTAAAATAAAAATTGAATATGATGATAGAGAATGGTTTAAAAGAGCAGTAAAAGTAATAGATAGGAATAAAAATATATACGATAAAAATGAGAAATTTCACCAATCTGATTGGAAGTATTTTCAAGATGCATTGATATTCCATAGGTTTTATATTATGAATGAGCTGCTACCTAAGTATGAAATTATTACGTAG